A genomic stretch from Mus pahari chromosome 6, PAHARI_EIJ_v1.1, whole genome shotgun sequence includes:
- the LOC110323767 gene encoding E3 ubiquitin-protein ligase Topors-like, whose translation MATELSSKCECPSCVEGSQSESDWNYSSRKRRDGASYSRLSKKSTLSPIMQRFLSQCCSNELESTNKEDFTFLTSEEESSVDFSQTQNLSQTSKKTRPLRELTIQELLSKFGDNERLPPHSVSLSHFRDHVVVRFRRALYYSGIWVKHVQGSGLKRFFSAHYFKRNPSSLHRLIPWLKRELTAICGDYGYTVRNILTAILHHMTQFNLNSEAFTHLLEPYLFQYTQHFLHEFISFVDSSYNMETYDRNAIYQCPVSRWMKKKSTVSAPAFSFPQDLYVMKSQQGIKQSKKTWNKTGQSSDSGLKQFPMGHSLKNPQISTTQQKPAKKRHVWTKDDWGSDDFRDVVCTTNSLNWAHFRANGPDKEYYRNDNQEKKSEGTKLLPGHVQDLKRHETSPYTFRALVYSNQALPKKYTIRETNVLNPGQQVHYQKKETEKKKLEESSLKAFQRLPKERTLIKSKSRESNHSCHCVSESSTSPTRNDKMLTSTSNKTVRCSQSSQCVEVGSHHSRRTQRQYSPRTPRSKSWCVRIRKQSMSRGQSNLSLRESHRSKHCALSKGSAHGCESTYRVTSLSPVHHDQVCLTAETRRKYASTGEGGSQTRGHCDSLSWLKTEKCHSPSKHGVTGNHPVGRVRRIRTRRHKKPKYQCVGTQTTAEVRDDLEDLKDKGQKVFLNCYSECVTSCRR comes from the coding sequence ATGGCAACTGAGCTTTCATCCAAGTGTGAGTGCCCTAGCTGTGTGGAAGGTAGTCAGAGTGAGTCTGATTGGAATTACTCTTCCAGAAAGAGAAGGGATGGTGCTTCATACTCAAGGTTAAGTAAGAAATCCACACTTTCTCCCATCATGCAACGCTTCCTTTCTCAGTGTTGTTCTAACGAGCTGGAGAGCACTAACAAGGAAGACTTCACATTTCTCACTTCAGAGGAGGAGAGTTCTGTGGACTTCTCTCAAACACAAAACCTCAGCCAGACATCAAAGAAGACCAGACCATTGAGAGAGCTGACTATCCAAGAACTACTGAGCAAGTTTGGAGACAATGAGAGGCTTCCACCCCACTCTGTGTCCTTGAGCCATTTTAGAGACCATGTGGTTGTGAGGTTTAGAAGAGCTCTGTACTATTCTGGGATCTGGGTAAAACACGTCCAGGGCTCTGGACTGAAAAGGTTTTTCTCagctcattattttaaaagaaatccgAGTAGCCTGCACCGGCTGATTCCCTGGCTGAAACGAGAACTCACAGCTATCTGTGGAGActatggctacacagtgaggaaCATCCTGACCGCCATTCTCCATCACATGACACAATTTAACCTGAACAGTGAAGCTTTCACTCACCTACTGGAGCCTTATCTCTTCCAATACACCCAGCACTTTCTGCATGAGTTTATCAGTTTCGTTGATTCATCTTACAACATGGAGACCTATGACCGCAATGCCATCTATCAGTGTCCTGTTTCAAGGTGGATGAAAAAGAAGAGCACTGTTTCAGCTCCAGCCTTTTCTTTCCCACAGGATCTCTACGTCATGAAATCACAACAAGGCATAAAGCAGTCCAAGAAAACCTGGAATAAGACTGGGCAGAGCTCGGACTCTGGCTTGAAACAGTTTCCTATGGGTCATTCCTTAAAAAATCCCCAAATCTCAACAACCCAGCAGAAACCAGCAAAGAAACGCCATGTTTGGACCAAAGATGACTGGGGATCAGATGATTTCAGAGACGTGGTTTGTACTACTAATTCACTGAATTGGGCTCATTTCAGGGCAAACGGGCCAGACAAAGAGTATTATAGAAATGATAACCAAGAGAAAAAGTCAGAAGGCACAAAACTGCTTCCTGGCCATGTCCAGGATCTAAAGAGGCATGAAACAAGTCCATACACCTTTAGAGCATTGGTGTATTCTAATCAGGCACTCCCCAAAAAGTACACTATAAGGGAAACAAATGTTTTGAATCCTGGCCAACAGGTACATTATCAGAAAAAAGAAacggaaaaaaagaaacttgaagaaTCTTCACTAAAGGCTTTTCAAAGATTGCCCAAGGAAAGAACCTTGATAAAAAGTAAATCCAGAGAAAGTAATCATTCTTGTCATTGTGTCTCAGAAAGTAGCACTTCTCCTACCAGAAACGATAAGATGCTGACTTCTACGAGTAACAAGACGGTAAGGTGCAGTCAGTCCTCCCAATGTGTAGAAGTTGGTTCACACCATAGTAGAAGAACCCAAAGACAATACAGTCCCAGGACACCCAGATCCAAATCCTGGTGTGTCAGAATTAGAAAGCAATCCATGAGCAGAGGTCAGAGTAATCTCTCTCTGAGAGAAAGTCACAGAAGCAAGCACTGTGCACTGTCAAAAGGAAGTGCTCATGGCTGCGAATCAACCTACAGGGTGACATCTTTGAGCCCAGTCCACCATGACCAGGTTTGTTTAACAGCTGAAACTAGACGCAAATATGCATCCACAGGTGAAGGTGGATCGCAAACTAGAGGGCACTGTGACAGTCTCTCATGGCTAAAGACTGAGAAATGTCACTCTCCAAGTAAGCATGGTGTGACAGGGAATCACCCAGTTGGTAGAGTTAGGAGAATCAGAACACGTAGgcacaaaaaacccaaataccaGTGTGTGGGTACACAAACCACAGCAGAGGTCAGGGATGATTTGGAGGATCTCAAGGATAAAGGCCAAAAAGTCTTTTTGAATTGTTATTCTGAATGTGTGACTTCCTGCAGAAggtaa